The following coding sequences are from one Panicum hallii strain FIL2 chromosome 5, PHallii_v3.1, whole genome shotgun sequence window:
- the LOC112892993 gene encoding heavy metal-associated isoprenylated plant protein 28-like — MTLVEMCVHMDCPGCEKKVRKAVQRLEGVHDVEVDMAQQKVTVNGDVEQKKVLKAVRRTGRRAVLWPQPFAGAAGGAAHVLAQQQLLYDPAGAAGPAHAAYAARPGSSYNYHKHGYDDSRLYGAYQHHGASSAIAGTRATDYFSDENAQGCAVM, encoded by the exons ATGACG CTCGTGGAGATGTGCGTGCACATGGACTGCCCAGGGTGCGAGAAGAAGGTCCGGAAGGCGGTGCAGCGGCTGGAGGGCGTGCACGACGTGGAGGTCGACATGGCGCAGCAGAAGGTGACGGTCAACGGGGACGTGGAGCAGAAGAAGGTGCTCAAGGCGGTGCGCCGGACGGGGCGCCGCGCCGTGCTGTGGCCGCAGCCCTTCGCCGGCGCCGCGGGCGGCGCCGCGCACGTCCTGGCGCAGCAGCAGCTCCTGTACGAccccgccggcgcggcgggcccGGCGCACGCCGCCTACGCGGCGCGACCGGGCTCCTCGTACAACTACCACAAGCACGGCTACGACGACTCGCGGCTGTACGGCGCCTACCAACACCACGGCGCCAGCTCGGCCATCGCCGGCACCAGGGCCACCGACTACTTCAGCGACGAGAACGCGCAGGGGTGCGCCGTCATGTGA
- the LOC112892991 gene encoding bifunctional riboflavin kinase/FMN phosphatase-like yields the protein MAAAHQVSAVIFDLDGTILDTERATRDVLNEFLAAYGKVPDPEKEEKRLGQMYLESTTGIIRDYGLPLTVEEYSKAMHPLYLKRWQKANPLPGVKRLVKHLYKNRVPLAIASNSIRRNIDHKVPKLEDWGECFSVILGGDQVPNGKPSPDIFLESAKRLGINPSSCLVIEDSVVGVKGAKASGAKAVAVPSLQSQRKHYNIADIILYSLLDFDPELWGLPPFEDRIQGVLPIDPLISTAQIGDRILNNLHRVVSDERTYDCIPDQISGIYLGWAKSKVHGFSKVVIGTGWDFSQQTVERVMVVEFLDYSGKIETEPVKLLVIGYIRKLQSTDDILQALSITDEDRSIARDALDLPTFSEYAHDLHFS from the exons ATGGCAGCGGCGCACCAGGTCTCCGCCGTGATCTTCGATCTCGACGGCACCATCCTGGACACAG AGAGGGCGACGAGGGATGTCTTGAACGAGTTCTTGGCGGCATACGGGAAGGTCCCTGACCCGGAGAAGGAAGAGAAGAGGCTGGGGCAGATGTACCTGGAATCCACCACCGGGATCATCAGAGATTACGGACTGCCGCTGACCGTCGAGGAGTACTCCAAGGCGATGCATCCACTCTACCTGAAAAG GTGGCAAAAGGCCAATCCGCTTCCAGGAGTGAAGAGGCTTGTCAAGCATCTTTACAAGAACAGAGTGCCACTCGCAATTGCTTCAAACTCCATCAGGAGAAATATTGATCACAAAGTTCCGAAACTAGAAG ATTGGGGAGAGTGTTTTTCTGTTATTCTTGGTGGAGATCAAGTCCCTAATGGAAAGCCTTCCCCTGACAT ATTTCTGGAATCTGCAAAGCGACTTGGCATAAATCCATCATCATGCTTGGTCATAGAAGATTCTGT TGTTGGAGTCAAGGGTGCCAAGGCTTCTGGGGCAAAGGCGGTTGCAGTACCATCACTTCAAAGTCAAAGGAAGCACTATAATATTGCCGATATCATCCTCTATTCACTTTTGGACTTCGATCCTGAGCTGTGGGGTCTTCCTCCATTTGAAGATC GCATTCAAGGTGTTTTGCCCATTGATCCATTAATTTCAACTGCTCAAATAGGCGATAGAATTCTAAACAATCTTCATAGGGTAGTTTCAG ATGAACGTACCTACGACTGTATTCCTGACCAAATATCAGGAATTTATTTGGGTTGGGCCAAGTCGAAAGTGCATGGGTTTTCTAAGGTGGTCATAGGTACTGGGTGGGACTTTTCACAGCAGACCGTCGAAAGAGTGATG GTAGTAGAGTTTCTTGATTACTCTGGCAAGATTGAAACAGAGCCTGTGAAGCTTCTTGTAATTGGTTACATCCGGAAGCTACAAAGCACA GATGATATATTGCAAGCTTTAAGTATAACTGACGAAGACAGGAGCATTGCAAGGGACGCATTGGACCTCCCAACTTTCTCTGAATATGCCCACGACCTTCATTTTTCCTGA
- the LOC112892990 gene encoding DNA polymerase eta isoform X1 has product MPVARPEPQEPRVIAHVDMDCFYVQVEQRRNPALRGQPTAVVQYNDWKGGGLIAVSYEARGFGVKRSMRGDEAKRVCPGINLVQVPVARGKADLNLYRSAGSEVVAILASKGKCERASIDEVYLDLTDAAKEMLLQAPPDSPEEILIEAAKSNILGLPSDASEKEKIVRAWLCRPDADSEDKLLACGAIIVAQLRVRVLEETQFTCSAGIAHNKMLAKLVSGMHKPAQQTVVPSSSVQDFLASLPVKKMKQLGGKLGSSLQDDLGVETIGDLLSFTEEKLQEQYGVNTGTWLWKIARGISGEEVEDRLLPKSHGCGKTFPGPKALKNSASVKGWLDQLCEELSERIQSDLNQNKRIAQTLTLHARVSKENERDAVKKFPSKSCPLRYGTGKIQEDAMKLFESGLHDFLEYQNTGWSITSLSVTASKIFDIPSGTSSILRYVKGPSSASSPAIPDSSSVPEDPSLDNNVYVTPSNEEQCEPSTSEKEDGKKYSAISAKQCSANEAKRISKKFPEVKGTSSILKFLSRGQSALHEKRKSDGLICSHPGLESSLEASRAEEHNASAQGADRSSTNCGAEPSGSNAWMFNVEDIDPAVVEELPPEIRREIQGWIRPLKQPNTKRREAQEIKTDTCTVEW; this is encoded by the exons ATGCCGGTGGCAAGGCCGGAGCCTCAGGAGCCCCGGGTGATCGCCCATGTTGACATGGATTGCTTCTACGTCCAAG TGGAGCAGCGGAGGAACCCGGCACTCAGGGGCCAGCCGACCGCCGTGGTGCAGTACAACGATTGGAAAGGCGGCGGTTTAATCGCCGTCAGCTACGAGGCTCGCGGGTTTGGTGTGAAGAG GTCCATGCGTGGAGATGAGGCCAAGAGGGTCTGCCCTGGTATTAATCTGGTTCAGGTCCCTGTGGCGCGTGGCAAGGCGGACCTTAATCTTTACAGAAGTGCTGGCTCTGAG GTTGTTGCAATCCTTGCAAGCAAAGGGAAGTGTGAGCGGGCATCCATTGACGAAGTTTATCTTGACCTTACCGATGCTGCAAAGGAAATGCTCTTACAAGCTCCCCCAGATTCACCAGAGGAGATTTTAATTGAGGCAGCAAAGTCAAATATCTTGGGCCTTCCTTCT GATGCCAGCGAGAAGGAAAAGATTGTGAGGGCATGGCTTTGCCGACCGGATGCTGATTCCGAGGATAAGTTATTGGCATGTGGAGCTATAATTGTTGCACAGCTACGAGTCAGAGTTCTGGAGGAAACCCAATTCACATGCTCTGCTGGGATCGCTCACAATAAG ATGTTAGCTAAACTTGTCAGTGGAATGCACAAGCCTGCTCAACAAACAGTTGTCCCTTCTTCATCAGTTCAAGACTTTCTAGCATCACTACCTGTGAAGAAAAT GAAACAGCTTGGTGGTAAGCTTGGAAGTTCCTTGCAGGATGATCTTGGGGTCGAGACAATTGGTGATCTTCTAAGTTTTACAGAGGAAAAGTTACAAGAGCAGTATGGTGTAAATACTGG AACATGGCTATGGAAGATTGCTAGGGGCATTAGTGGAGAAGAAGTTGAGGATCGTCTTCTACCGAAGAGTCACGGCTGTGGAAAGACATTTCCTGGACCAAAAGCACTGAAGAACAGCGCTTCT GTCAAAGGCTGGCTGGATCAACTTTGTGAGGAATTAAGTGAACGAATTCAGTCTGACCTGAACCAGAACAAGAGGATTGCTCAAACACTCACTCTTCATGCCAGAGTCTCTAAG GAAAATGAACGTGATGCAGTGAAGAAGTTCCCTTCAAAATCCTGTCCATTGCGCTATGGGACTGGGAAAATTCAAGAGGATGCAATGAAGCTATTTGAATCTGGCCTTCATGATTTTTTAGAATATCAGAACACTGGATGGAGCATAACATCTCTTTCTGTTACTGCAAGCAAAATATTTGATATACCAAGT GGAacaagctcaatcttgagatacGTTAAAGGTCCTAGTTCTGCCTCATCTCCGGCTATACCTGATTCTTCATCTGTACCGGAGGATCCATCTCTCG ATAACAATGTATATGTGACGCCAAGTAATGAAGAACAATGCGAGCCATCTACCTCAGAGAAAGAAGACGGTAAAAAATATTCAGCGATTTCAGCCAAACAATGTTCAGCGAATGAAGCAAAAAGAATCTCAAAGAAGTTTCCTGAAGTTAAG GGAACTTCCTCGATATTGAAGTTTCTTTCACGGGGTCAATCTGCCCTTCATGAGAAAAGAAAATCCGATGGACTAATTTGCAGTCATCCAG GTCTAGAGAGTTCATTGGAAGCAAGCAGAGCTGAAGAACACAATGCGTCTGCACAAGGTGCAGACAGAAGCAGCACCAACTGTGGCGCTGAACCCTCAGGCAGTAACGCATGGATGTTCAACGTTGAAGATATCGATCCAGCAGTAGTGGAGGAGCTGCCGCCAGAGATCCGGAGAGAAATACAGGGGTGGATCCGTCCACTGAAGCAGCCGAACACGAAGAGGCGAG AGGCACAAGAAATCAAGACTGATACGTGTACAGTGGAATGGTAG
- the LOC112892990 gene encoding DNA polymerase eta isoform X2, whose protein sequence is MPVARPEPQEPRVIAHVDMDCFYVQVEQRRNPALRGQPTAVVQYNDWKGGGLIAVSYEARGFGVKRSMRGDEAKRVCPGINLVQVPVARGKADLNLYRSAGSEVVAILASKGKCERASIDEVYLDLTDAAKEMLLQAPPDSPEEILIEAAKSLCVKDASEKEKIVRAWLCRPDADSEDKLLACGAIIVAQLRVRVLEETQFTCSAGIAHNKMLAKLVSGMHKPAQQTVVPSSSVQDFLASLPVKKMKQLGGKLGSSLQDDLGVETIGDLLSFTEEKLQEQYGVNTGTWLWKIARGISGEEVEDRLLPKSHGCGKTFPGPKALKNSASVKGWLDQLCEELSERIQSDLNQNKRIAQTLTLHARVSKENERDAVKKFPSKSCPLRYGTGKIQEDAMKLFESGLHDFLEYQNTGWSITSLSVTASKIFDIPSGTSSILRYVKGPSSASSPAIPDSSSVPEDPSLDNNVYVTPSNEEQCEPSTSEKEDGKKYSAISAKQCSANEAKRISKKFPEVKGTSSILKFLSRGQSALHEKRKSDGLICSHPGLESSLEASRAEEHNASAQGADRSSTNCGAEPSGSNAWMFNVEDIDPAVVEELPPEIRREIQGWIRPLKQPNTKRREAQEIKTDTCTVEW, encoded by the exons ATGCCGGTGGCAAGGCCGGAGCCTCAGGAGCCCCGGGTGATCGCCCATGTTGACATGGATTGCTTCTACGTCCAAG TGGAGCAGCGGAGGAACCCGGCACTCAGGGGCCAGCCGACCGCCGTGGTGCAGTACAACGATTGGAAAGGCGGCGGTTTAATCGCCGTCAGCTACGAGGCTCGCGGGTTTGGTGTGAAGAG GTCCATGCGTGGAGATGAGGCCAAGAGGGTCTGCCCTGGTATTAATCTGGTTCAGGTCCCTGTGGCGCGTGGCAAGGCGGACCTTAATCTTTACAGAAGTGCTGGCTCTGAG GTTGTTGCAATCCTTGCAAGCAAAGGGAAGTGTGAGCGGGCATCCATTGACGAAGTTTATCTTGACCTTACCGATGCTGCAAAGGAAATGCTCTTACAAGCTCCCCCAGATTCACCAGAGGAGATTTTAATTGAGGCAGCAAA GTCATTATGTGTTAAGGATGCCAGCGAGAAGGAAAAGATTGTGAGGGCATGGCTTTGCCGACCGGATGCTGATTCCGAGGATAAGTTATTGGCATGTGGAGCTATAATTGTTGCACAGCTACGAGTCAGAGTTCTGGAGGAAACCCAATTCACATGCTCTGCTGGGATCGCTCACAATAAG ATGTTAGCTAAACTTGTCAGTGGAATGCACAAGCCTGCTCAACAAACAGTTGTCCCTTCTTCATCAGTTCAAGACTTTCTAGCATCACTACCTGTGAAGAAAAT GAAACAGCTTGGTGGTAAGCTTGGAAGTTCCTTGCAGGATGATCTTGGGGTCGAGACAATTGGTGATCTTCTAAGTTTTACAGAGGAAAAGTTACAAGAGCAGTATGGTGTAAATACTGG AACATGGCTATGGAAGATTGCTAGGGGCATTAGTGGAGAAGAAGTTGAGGATCGTCTTCTACCGAAGAGTCACGGCTGTGGAAAGACATTTCCTGGACCAAAAGCACTGAAGAACAGCGCTTCT GTCAAAGGCTGGCTGGATCAACTTTGTGAGGAATTAAGTGAACGAATTCAGTCTGACCTGAACCAGAACAAGAGGATTGCTCAAACACTCACTCTTCATGCCAGAGTCTCTAAG GAAAATGAACGTGATGCAGTGAAGAAGTTCCCTTCAAAATCCTGTCCATTGCGCTATGGGACTGGGAAAATTCAAGAGGATGCAATGAAGCTATTTGAATCTGGCCTTCATGATTTTTTAGAATATCAGAACACTGGATGGAGCATAACATCTCTTTCTGTTACTGCAAGCAAAATATTTGATATACCAAGT GGAacaagctcaatcttgagatacGTTAAAGGTCCTAGTTCTGCCTCATCTCCGGCTATACCTGATTCTTCATCTGTACCGGAGGATCCATCTCTCG ATAACAATGTATATGTGACGCCAAGTAATGAAGAACAATGCGAGCCATCTACCTCAGAGAAAGAAGACGGTAAAAAATATTCAGCGATTTCAGCCAAACAATGTTCAGCGAATGAAGCAAAAAGAATCTCAAAGAAGTTTCCTGAAGTTAAG GGAACTTCCTCGATATTGAAGTTTCTTTCACGGGGTCAATCTGCCCTTCATGAGAAAAGAAAATCCGATGGACTAATTTGCAGTCATCCAG GTCTAGAGAGTTCATTGGAAGCAAGCAGAGCTGAAGAACACAATGCGTCTGCACAAGGTGCAGACAGAAGCAGCACCAACTGTGGCGCTGAACCCTCAGGCAGTAACGCATGGATGTTCAACGTTGAAGATATCGATCCAGCAGTAGTGGAGGAGCTGCCGCCAGAGATCCGGAGAGAAATACAGGGGTGGATCCGTCCACTGAAGCAGCCGAACACGAAGAGGCGAG AGGCACAAGAAATCAAGACTGATACGTGTACAGTGGAATGGTAG
- the LOC112892990 gene encoding DNA polymerase eta isoform X3 codes for MPVARPEPQEPRVIAHVDMDCFYVQVEQRRNPALRGQPTAVVQYNDWKGGGLIAVSYEARGFGVKRSMRGDEAKRVCPGINLVQVPVARGKADLNLYRSAGSEVVAILASKGKCERASIDEVYLDLTDAAKEMLLQAPPDSPEEILIEAAKSNILGLPSDASEKEKIVRAWLCRPDADSEDKLLACGAIIVAQLRVRVLEETQFTCSAGIAHNKMLAKLVSGMHKPAQQTVVPSSSVQDFLASLPVKKMKQLGGKLGSSLQDDLGVETIGDLLSFTEEKLQEQYGVNTGTWLWKIARGISGEEVEDRLLPKSHGCGKTFPGPKALKNSASVKGWLDQLCEELSERIQSDLNQNKRIAQTLTLHARVSKENERDAVKKFPSKSCPLRYGTGKIQEDAMKLFESGLHDFLEYQNTGWSITSLSVTASKIFDIPSGTSSILRYVKGPSSASSPAIPDSSSVPEDPSLDNNVYVTPSNEEQCEPSTSEKEDGKKYSAISAKQCSANEAKRISKKFPEVKVKLSYSPLWILGYYQTDSLWGNFLDIEVSFTGSICPS; via the exons ATGCCGGTGGCAAGGCCGGAGCCTCAGGAGCCCCGGGTGATCGCCCATGTTGACATGGATTGCTTCTACGTCCAAG TGGAGCAGCGGAGGAACCCGGCACTCAGGGGCCAGCCGACCGCCGTGGTGCAGTACAACGATTGGAAAGGCGGCGGTTTAATCGCCGTCAGCTACGAGGCTCGCGGGTTTGGTGTGAAGAG GTCCATGCGTGGAGATGAGGCCAAGAGGGTCTGCCCTGGTATTAATCTGGTTCAGGTCCCTGTGGCGCGTGGCAAGGCGGACCTTAATCTTTACAGAAGTGCTGGCTCTGAG GTTGTTGCAATCCTTGCAAGCAAAGGGAAGTGTGAGCGGGCATCCATTGACGAAGTTTATCTTGACCTTACCGATGCTGCAAAGGAAATGCTCTTACAAGCTCCCCCAGATTCACCAGAGGAGATTTTAATTGAGGCAGCAAAGTCAAATATCTTGGGCCTTCCTTCT GATGCCAGCGAGAAGGAAAAGATTGTGAGGGCATGGCTTTGCCGACCGGATGCTGATTCCGAGGATAAGTTATTGGCATGTGGAGCTATAATTGTTGCACAGCTACGAGTCAGAGTTCTGGAGGAAACCCAATTCACATGCTCTGCTGGGATCGCTCACAATAAG ATGTTAGCTAAACTTGTCAGTGGAATGCACAAGCCTGCTCAACAAACAGTTGTCCCTTCTTCATCAGTTCAAGACTTTCTAGCATCACTACCTGTGAAGAAAAT GAAACAGCTTGGTGGTAAGCTTGGAAGTTCCTTGCAGGATGATCTTGGGGTCGAGACAATTGGTGATCTTCTAAGTTTTACAGAGGAAAAGTTACAAGAGCAGTATGGTGTAAATACTGG AACATGGCTATGGAAGATTGCTAGGGGCATTAGTGGAGAAGAAGTTGAGGATCGTCTTCTACCGAAGAGTCACGGCTGTGGAAAGACATTTCCTGGACCAAAAGCACTGAAGAACAGCGCTTCT GTCAAAGGCTGGCTGGATCAACTTTGTGAGGAATTAAGTGAACGAATTCAGTCTGACCTGAACCAGAACAAGAGGATTGCTCAAACACTCACTCTTCATGCCAGAGTCTCTAAG GAAAATGAACGTGATGCAGTGAAGAAGTTCCCTTCAAAATCCTGTCCATTGCGCTATGGGACTGGGAAAATTCAAGAGGATGCAATGAAGCTATTTGAATCTGGCCTTCATGATTTTTTAGAATATCAGAACACTGGATGGAGCATAACATCTCTTTCTGTTACTGCAAGCAAAATATTTGATATACCAAGT GGAacaagctcaatcttgagatacGTTAAAGGTCCTAGTTCTGCCTCATCTCCGGCTATACCTGATTCTTCATCTGTACCGGAGGATCCATCTCTCG ATAACAATGTATATGTGACGCCAAGTAATGAAGAACAATGCGAGCCATCTACCTCAGAGAAAGAAGACGGTAAAAAATATTCAGCGATTTCAGCCAAACAATGTTCAGCGAATGAAGCAAAAAGAATCTCAAAGAAGTTTCCTGAAGTTAAGGTCAAGTTGTCCTATTCTCCTCTGTGGATACTGGGATACTATCAAACTGATTCCTTGTGGG GGAACTTCCTCGATATTGAAGTTTCTTTCACGGGGTCAATCTGCCCTTCATGA
- the LOC112892992 gene encoding pentatricopeptide repeat-containing protein At4g21190, producing MFCLRNYCSPAFALVREGATVGYPREGATVRHPLKFNSVVVCGARGPRPRYPRVWKTRKKIGTISKSQKLVECIKGLSNVKEEVYGALDSFVAWELEFPLIVVKKALKTLEDEKEWKRIIQVIKWMFNKGQGKTMGSYYTLLNALIEDGRIEEAEELFGMIFSRYMEGLPRTFFMRMISLYYSVGAHDKMFEVFADMEELGVRPDGSIVRMLGDVFQKLEMMDKYEKLKKKYPPPKWEYRYIKGKRIRMRVYPESKIEEATKGDPGTDELEEPESIHLDNELEEAASLGLDRNVLDDAASGDLEYI from the exons ATGTTTTGCTTGAGGAACTATTGCTCGCCTGCATTTGCCTTAGTACGGGAAGGAGCTACTGTTGGATATCCTCGGGAAGGAGCTACTGTTAGACATCCTCTAAAGTTCAATTCTGTAGTG GTTTGCGGTGCCAGGGGTCCAAGACCGAGATATCCCCGTGTGTGGAAAACTCGAAAGAAAATTGGGACTATTTCCAAGTCACAGAAGCTTGTCGAATGT ATTAAAGGTCTATCTAATGTAAAGGAGGAAGTTTACGGTGCACTGGACTCATTTGTTGCATGGGAACTGGAGTTTCCCTTaatagtagtaaagaaggcacTGAAGACACTCGAGGATGAAAAGGAATGGAAACGAATAATTCAG GTTATCAAATGGATGTTCAACAAAGGTCAAGGGAAGACAATGGGAAGCTATTACACCTTGTTGAATGCTTTGATCGAGGATGGACGGATTGAGGAAGCAGAAGAATTATTTGGAATGATATTCTCACGATATATGGAGGGTTTGCCTCGTACATTTTTCATGAGAATGATTTCTTTATATTACAGCGTGGGAGCACATGATAAGATGTTTGAG GTTTTTGCTGATATGGAGGAACTAGGCGTTAGACCTGATGGCTCAATTGTCAGGATGCTAGGTGATGTATTTCAGAAGTTAGAGATGATGGACAAATATGAAAAGTTAAAAAAGAAATACCCACCACCAAAATGGGAATATCGATACATCAAAGGCAAGCGGATCAGGATGAGGGTTTACCCTGAGAGTAAAATCGAAGAGGCGACAAAAGGAGACCCTGGCACGGATGAACTGGAAGAGCCAGAAAGTATACACCTTGATAATGAATTGGAAGAAGCAGCAAGCTTAGGCCTCGACAGGAATGTATTGGACGATGCAGCTTCTGGAGACCTTGAGTATATATAG
- the LOC112894051 gene encoding interactor of constitutive active ROPs 4-like, with the protein MPRSRGSEPPQRASPRAPLHLKTTACSEANGAHHRPAVDRASPKVGDRHSPRSPLPEKKRAAGTRVAELEAKLGKVQDELKKLREQLASAEAAKKDAQVALEEAKKRVGTKGNSASAATSTLSAPSAGVETAKKTEELKAPPPAAEDEESSINSPATDVFEVVPAESGDKENQSAAAAADECEAVSCGEKAALAEKEEVVEEEETKKMIEEENKNAAAETDAAEKESPEVAELKAKLAEKDTEIAALTAENAELKKQAWEAAEAAQKAAEDAAAKAFQAEHDLKEGAAREARMCEQLRASEAAREALDGEMRRLRVQTEQWRKAAEAAAAVLGGDNHLTGLAGNGNGWGSPATMPDDGDDEGFGGKRKGAGIRMLGDLWKKKGSSK; encoded by the exons ATGCCGAGATCCAG GGGGTCCGAGCCGCCGCAGCGGGcgtcgccgcgcgcgccgctgcACCTCAAGACGACGGCCTGCTCCGAGGCGAACGGCGCGCACCACCGCCCTGCCGTCGACCGGGCCAGCCCCAAGGTCGGGGACCGCCACTCGCCGCGCAGCCCTCTGCCCGAG AAGAAGCGCGCGGCGGGGACGCGggtggcggagctggaggcgaaGCTGGGGAAGGTGCAGGACGAGCTCAAGAAGCTGCGGGAGCAGCTCGCGTCCGCCGAGGCCGCCAAGAAGGACGCGCAGGTCGCGCTCGAGGAGGCCAAGAAGCGCGTCGGCACCAAGGGGAACTCCGCCTCCGCGGCGACATCAACTCTCTCTGCCCCCTCGGCGGGGGTCGAGACCGCGAAGAAGACGGAGGAGCTGAAGGCGCCTCCACCGGCGGCCGAAGACGAAGAAAGCAGCATAAACTCGCCGGCCACCGACGTGTTTGAGGTTGTCCCGGCCGAGTCGGGGGACAAGGAGAACCAgagcgcggcggccgccgcagaTGAATGCGAGGCTGTGAGTTGCGGCGagaaggcggcgctggcggagaaggaggaggtggtggaggaggaggagaccaAGAAAATGATCGAGGAGGAGAACAAAAATGCAGCTGCGGAAACCGACGCCGCGGAGAAGGAGAGCCCGGAGGTCGCGGAGCTGAAGGCCAAGCTGGCGGAGAAGGACACGGAGATCGCCGCCCTCACGGCGGAGAACGCGGAGCTCAAGAAGCAGGCCTGGGAGGCCGCCGAGGCGGCGCAGAAGGCCGCGGAGGACGCGGCGGCGAAGGCGTTCCAGGCCGAGCACGATCTGAAGGAgggcgcggcgcgggaggccCGGATGTGCGAGCAGCTGCGGGCGTCGGAGGCCGCGCGGGAGGCGCTGGACGGCGAGATGCGGCGCCTGCGCGTGCAGACCGAGCAGTGGCGCAAGGCCGCcgaggccgcggccgcggtGCTCGGCGGGGACAACCACCTCACCGGGCTGGCCGGCAACGGCAACGGGTGGGGCTCCCCCGCCACGATGCCCGATGACGGCGACGACGAGGGGTTCGGGGGCAAGCGCAAGGGCGCCGGCATCCGGATGCTCGGCGACCtctggaagaagaaggggagcaGCAAGTGA
- the LOC112893816 gene encoding calcyclin-binding protein-like, with amino-acid sequence MSAEELRLELDELRHLEGLAKRPRVQSLLANEIRNVEAKLAKATAPAPEPQAAPAPARPGLNYVTLGSFSWDQDNEKIRIYIFLEGVEQEKVETIFKPMSVDIKFHDVNGKNYRCAIPKLNKEIVPEKCKVVVKPTKVVVTLCKASKGNWLDLHFKEDKFKPSMDKEKDPMSGIMDLMKNMYEEGDEDMKRTIAKAWSDARSGKTTDSLSGLR; translated from the exons ATGTCGGCGGAGGAGCTGCGGCTGGAGCTGGACGAGCTGAGGCACCTCGAGGGCCTCGCCAAGCGCCCCCGCGTCCAGTCGCTCCTCGCCAACGAGATCCGCAACGTTGAAGCCAAG TTGGCGAAGGCAACTGCACCAGCGCCCGAGCCGCAGGCGGCGCCTGCGCCTGCACGTCCTGGTTTGAACTACGTCACGTTGGGGTCGTTCAGCTGGGATCAGGACAATGAGAAGATCAGG ATTTATATTTTCCTGGAGGGGGTTGAGCAAGAGAAGGTGGAGACTATTTTTAAGCCAATGTCAGTGGATATAAAGTTTCACGATGTTAACGGCAAGAATTATCGGTGTGCCATACCAAAGTTGAACAAGGAAATTGTTCCTGAGAAATGTAAGGTTGTGGTGAAGCCTACAAAGGTTGTTGTTACCCTCTGCAAAGCTTCTAAAGGCAACTGGCTAGACCTGCACTTCAAGGAAGACAAG TTCAAGCCAAGCATGGACAAGGAGAAGGATCCGATGTCTGGAATCATGGACTTAATGAAG AACATGTACGAGGAAGGCGACGAGGATATGAAGCGCACAATAGCCAAAGCTTGGTCCGACGCCAGATCTGGGAAAACGACTGATTCATTGAGTGGATTGCGTTGA